One window from the genome of Acinetobacter lanii encodes:
- a CDS encoding D-alanyl-D-alanine carboxypeptidase family protein, whose protein sequence is MKKSTKTLMNVLSASVLLSLSSFSFAELVNHSSNPGEGSISWSSEDVSKLLENDNAYSGEAPTPQATTTVTTTIRKSNGVVTNNPPAQTVRILDTNNYSNQPSVSARAALVMDAQTGEVLYSKNTNTAMPIASLTKLMTAVVTSDAKLNMSEKITLQQGDFSCSGCKTSSSTLRAGDTMNRAEVLLFALMKSENPAASALARTYPGGRPAFFAAMNKKARELGMSATHYVESTGLHPGNVSSARDLGILVSAASQYGLIRQFSTTASYDFNLGYRVLKSNNTNALVRNGGWNINLSKTGYINEAGRCVAMHTTLNNRPAVVVLLGADSSQSRTNDAIRLMNWASQLPKRV, encoded by the coding sequence GTGAAAAAGTCCACCAAAACGTTAATGAATGTACTGAGCGCATCGGTACTACTCAGTTTAAGTTCGTTTAGCTTTGCAGAGCTTGTGAATCATTCTTCGAACCCAGGTGAAGGGTCGATCAGTTGGTCATCGGAAGACGTCAGTAAATTACTTGAAAATGACAATGCTTATAGTGGTGAAGCACCAACCCCACAAGCCACCACCACAGTCACCACCACGATTCGTAAATCCAATGGTGTAGTCACCAATAATCCACCTGCGCAAACGGTTCGAATTTTAGACACCAATAATTATAGCAACCAACCATCAGTGAGTGCCCGTGCTGCATTGGTCATGGATGCACAAACCGGTGAAGTGCTGTATAGCAAAAACACCAATACCGCGATGCCGATTGCCTCTTTAACCAAGTTAATGACGGCGGTCGTCACTTCAGATGCAAAACTGAATATGTCAGAAAAAATCACGCTACAACAGGGTGATTTTTCATGTTCAGGTTGTAAAACTTCCAGCTCGACATTACGTGCTGGTGATACCATGAACCGTGCTGAAGTACTTTTATTTGCTTTAATGAAATCTGAAAACCCGGCAGCATCTGCGTTGGCACGTACTTACCCAGGCGGTCGTCCGGCATTTTTTGCAGCCATGAATAAAAAAGCTCGTGAACTGGGCATGAGTGCAACCCATTATGTTGAATCAACCGGGTTACACCCTGGCAATGTCTCTTCTGCACGTGATTTAGGAATTTTAGTGAGTGCAGCATCTCAGTATGGTCTGATTCGTCAGTTTTCAACCACAGCGAGCTACGATTTTAATCTCGGTTACCGTGTGTTGAAATCGAATAATACCAATGCGTTGGTTCGTAATGGCGGTTGGAACATTAACTTGTCAAAAACTGGTTATATCAATGAAGCTGGTCGTTGCGTAGCGATGCATACCACTTTGAATAACCGTCCTGCGGTGGTGGTATTATTGGGCGCAGACTCTTCTCAATCACGTACCAATGATGCAATTCGTTTAATGAATTGGGCAAGCCAATTGCCAAAACGTGTTTAA
- the gacA gene encoding response regulator transcription factor GacA, producing the protein MITVLVVDDHELVRTGICRMLEDQADIQVIGQAESGEEAINIVRQQHPNVVLLDVNMPGIGGVETTRRLLQTAPDTKVLAVSGLAEEPYPSLLLKAGARGYITKGAPITEMVRAINKVMQGGKYFSADIAEQLASSYLSDTQTSPFDALSEREMQVAMMVVNCISAQEISDKLFVSVKTVNTYRYRIFEKLGLDSDVKLTHLAIRYGLIKP; encoded by the coding sequence GTGATCACGGTTTTAGTGGTAGATGACCATGAATTGGTTCGTACGGGCATTTGTAGAATGCTTGAAGATCAAGCGGATATCCAAGTGATTGGACAGGCTGAGTCTGGGGAAGAAGCGATTAATATCGTGCGCCAACAGCATCCCAATGTGGTGCTGTTAGATGTCAACATGCCGGGGATTGGTGGGGTCGAAACCACACGTCGTTTATTACAAACCGCACCCGATACCAAAGTCCTTGCTGTCAGTGGTTTGGCTGAAGAACCTTACCCTTCTTTATTGCTGAAAGCCGGTGCGCGAGGTTATATCACCAAAGGCGCACCGATCACAGAAATGGTGCGTGCCATCAATAAAGTCATGCAAGGCGGTAAGTATTTCAGTGCCGATATTGCAGAACAATTGGCGAGCTCGTATTTATCCGACACCCAAACTTCACCTTTTGATGCATTGTCTGAACGTGAAATGCAAGTGGCGATGATGGTGGTGAACTGTATCAGCGCACAAGAAATTTCTGACAAGCTTTTTGTCAGCGTGAAAACAGTCAACACCTATCGTTACCGTATTTTTGAAAAATTGGGTTTAGACAGTGATGTCAAACTGACCCATCTTGCCATTCGTTATGGCTTAATCAAACCCTAA
- a CDS encoding sensor histidine kinase: protein MPMTPKVSIPHYLTIYRLGTLYANYRLIIALSLTLIFFITIENQGLQYEYPNLYFYALMFYVGSSLAQLLLLKYFQHAISAQIVGLFAVDLVFLSSLTFALGGPNISIGLLFVISVFASNFLLSKHQALFMTLVAVICVVYQQFVGSLFNHTDLNNIGNSVFLAFLFFVVYGLGQFSIQRFQLLESLTTYQSNELFKFQNINRYILEQIEVGYLVLDENCKIIVSNPAACTLLGISPLYAHEQFHLATFQPDLFHILKRSLLADGERFQFESPQSTYVVDVRVQNLIVPQQALTLLILEDAQKLNQKVQQLKLAALGQLSASIAHEIRNPLAAIVQANELNQDSDQAQRELLGQMIAKQAKRIDTIIQDTLAMAKNKKTQTIRIHLLSFIQDLIQNDLSDVAQQIQFEIPASFHLCFDESQLRQVLINLIRNAIRHNAKDAEFILIQAQRQNDIIQIDVIDFGQGIDQADIAQLFKPFFSTEINGTGLGLYLSQSMCEANQAKLSYIQQKQQGACFRMECAFLD from the coding sequence ATGCCAATGACGCCTAAGGTTTCGATCCCGCACTATTTGACGATCTATCGCTTAGGCACATTGTATGCAAATTATCGTTTAATCATTGCGCTGAGCTTGACCCTGATTTTCTTTATCACCATTGAAAATCAAGGCCTGCAATATGAATACCCGAATCTCTATTTTTATGCCTTGATGTTCTATGTCGGCTCAAGCTTGGCACAACTGTTACTGCTGAAATATTTTCAACATGCGATTAGTGCTCAGATCGTTGGGCTATTTGCGGTGGATCTGGTTTTCTTAAGCAGTCTGACCTTTGCGCTGGGTGGACCGAATATTTCGATTGGTCTGTTGTTTGTCATATCGGTATTTGCTTCCAATTTTTTGCTGAGCAAACATCAAGCACTATTTATGACCTTGGTGGCAGTGATTTGCGTGGTCTACCAGCAGTTTGTTGGTAGCTTGTTTAACCATACCGATCTGAACAATATTGGCAACAGTGTCTTCCTCGCCTTTTTGTTTTTTGTGGTCTATGGGCTAGGACAGTTTTCCATTCAGCGCTTTCAATTGTTGGAATCCTTGACCACCTATCAATCCAATGAATTATTTAAATTCCAAAATATTAATCGTTATATTTTAGAACAGATTGAAGTGGGTTATTTGGTCTTGGATGAAAACTGCAAAATCATTGTCAGTAATCCCGCCGCTTGCACCCTACTCGGCATTTCCCCCTTATACGCGCATGAGCAATTTCATCTGGCGACCTTTCAGCCGGACCTGTTCCATATTTTAAAACGCTCTTTGCTTGCCGATGGTGAACGCTTTCAATTTGAATCACCACAGTCGACTTATGTAGTCGATGTTCGGGTACAAAACTTAATTGTGCCGCAGCAAGCCCTCACGCTCTTGATTTTAGAAGATGCCCAAAAACTCAATCAAAAAGTGCAACAACTAAAATTAGCTGCGCTGGGTCAGCTTTCTGCCAGTATTGCACATGAAATTCGTAATCCCTTGGCGGCGATTGTACAGGCCAACGAGTTAAATCAAGACAGTGATCAAGCGCAGCGTGAGTTACTGGGACAAATGATTGCCAAACAAGCCAAACGTATCGACACGATTATTCAAGATACCTTGGCTATGGCAAAGAATAAAAAAACCCAAACCATTCGCATTCACCTGCTGAGTTTTATTCAAGATTTAATCCAAAACGATTTGTCCGATGTGGCTCAGCAGATTCAGTTTGAGATCCCAGCATCCTTTCATCTGTGCTTTGATGAATCTCAACTCCGACAAGTACTGATCAATTTGATCCGCAATGCGATTCGGCACAATGCTAAAGATGCTGAATTTATTTTGATTCAAGCACAACGACAAAATGATATAATTCAAATTGATGTCATCGACTTTGGGCAAGGCATTGATCAAGCGGATATTGCGCAATTGTTCAAACCTTTCTTTAGTACGGAAATTAATGGCACCGGTTTAGGCTTGTACTTATCACAAAGTATGTGTGAAGCGAATCAAGCCAAACTGTCTTATATACAGCAAAAACAACAAGGCGCTTGCTTCAGAATGGAGTGCGCATTTTTAGACTAG
- a CDS encoding sigma-54-dependent transcriptional regulator → MAKQQPLVLLVDDEPDLCMLMQMTLSRMGIKTHMAHHLKQAQHFLGEYHYDACITDFNLPDGNGLELVKYVTQHYPKTPIAVLTAYANMEIAIAALKAGAFDFVSKPINQQHLHQLLQKALHVPVVDESENQLALDERLLIGQSEAICKLRASIRKIARSQAPVFITGESGTGKDVVANLIHQLSNRQEGPFIAINCGAISEELMERELFGHVKGCFPSADEDKLGLIQAADGGSLFLDEISELSMPMQAKLLRAVQEKKIRPLGSDKEIEVDFRIISASHQNIELLVQQGKFRQDLFFRIHVMDLLIAPLRERQQDILILAEHFIEKVCAEWRIEPKQLSTHAQKFLLSQYYAGNVRELRNMIERAITLSDEQSIEIEHLQSHTAQQNIEFNLSSVPTQTPQALAATDAVSLSTSPTAPLSNAKLPEEGLEQYLEKVEKEVLINALNQTHWNRTLAAKKLGMSFRSLRYRLKKFGLDTEDEA, encoded by the coding sequence ATGGCAAAACAGCAACCATTGGTCTTATTGGTCGATGATGAGCCTGATTTATGCATGCTGATGCAAATGACGCTTTCGCGTATGGGCATTAAAACGCATATGGCACACCATCTCAAACAAGCGCAGCATTTTCTTGGGGAATATCACTACGACGCCTGTATCACCGATTTCAACTTGCCCGATGGCAATGGCTTGGAACTGGTCAAATACGTCACTCAACATTATCCAAAGACCCCGATTGCGGTACTGACCGCTTATGCCAATATGGAAATTGCCATTGCGGCATTAAAAGCTGGCGCTTTCGATTTTGTCAGCAAGCCGATTAATCAACAGCATTTGCATCAGTTATTGCAAAAAGCCCTGCATGTACCGGTCGTTGATGAATCCGAAAATCAACTTGCACTGGATGAACGCCTGTTGATTGGGCAGTCTGAAGCCATTTGTAAACTCAGAGCATCGATTCGAAAAATTGCCCGCTCACAAGCCCCTGTCTTTATTACCGGTGAATCTGGCACAGGTAAAGATGTGGTGGCCAATCTGATTCATCAGTTAAGCAATCGTCAGGAAGGTCCCTTTATCGCCATCAATTGTGGTGCGATTTCTGAAGAGCTCATGGAGCGAGAGTTATTTGGTCATGTCAAAGGCTGCTTTCCAAGCGCTGATGAAGACAAACTCGGTTTAATTCAGGCAGCAGACGGCGGCAGTTTATTTCTCGATGAAATTTCTGAACTGTCGATGCCAATGCAAGCCAAATTGCTGCGTGCAGTGCAAGAAAAGAAAATCCGTCCCCTCGGCAGTGACAAAGAAATCGAAGTGGATTTTCGTATCATCAGTGCCAGTCACCAAAACATTGAACTTTTGGTACAACAAGGTAAATTCCGCCAAGACTTGTTTTTCCGTATTCATGTCATGGATTTATTGATTGCACCTTTGCGCGAACGGCAACAGGATATTCTGATTTTGGCCGAGCATTTTATAGAAAAGGTTTGTGCTGAATGGCGGATTGAACCCAAACAACTTTCAACACACGCACAGAAATTTTTATTGTCGCAATATTATGCAGGCAATGTGCGTGAACTGCGCAATATGATTGAACGTGCGATTACCTTAAGTGATGAACAATCGATTGAGATTGAACATTTACAATCGCATACGGCACAGCAAAACATCGAATTTAATTTAAGCTCGGTGCCAACTCAAACGCCACAAGCTTTGGCAGCAACAGATGCTGTGAGCTTATCGACTTCGCCAACGGCCCCCTTAAGCAATGCCAAATTACCCGAAGAAGGCCTAGAGCAATATCTAGAAAAAGTCGAAAAAGAAGTACTGATCAATGCATTGAATCAAACCCATTGGAATCGAACCTTGGCGGCCAAGAAGCTGGGCATGAGCTTTCGTTCGCTACGCTATCGTTTGAAGAAATTTGGCTTGGATACTGAAGATGAAGCTTAA
- a CDS encoding S41 family peptidase: MNRTWTCGVLVSALWLSSIHFSHAAGAKASVSSAFQDDLVDQVSEVPIDSIQQFVQIYGTVKENYVSEKSDDDLFLQAIKGLVGGLDRYSRYLSHEDYQQLLEYTEGDLATIDFSLALDASKTQWQIKNLRPDSDSAKLGLKNGETVYKIDQQELKNLNAAQVEDALNGSMGSTLQLQLSPLSTPMTLVRNQKLDVADIQSNLLPNGVLVLKVKVFQQDTATQIKRFIDDVPTNRLKAVLIDLRNNPGGLLSSAVESADLFLNQGLIVSTQSRSEGDQQFQALPGNEFSNLKIGILINGRSASAAEVFTAAMKDHQRALVMGEKSYGKGVVQKLFPLENGAALQMTVSHYLTPKGIAIDGVGIRPNIDYPWPSEMKEENYINHVAEQLLKAKL, translated from the coding sequence ATGAATCGAACTTGGACTTGTGGCGTTTTAGTTTCAGCCTTGTGGTTGAGTTCGATTCATTTCAGTCATGCGGCGGGTGCTAAGGCATCCGTATCTTCTGCTTTTCAAGATGATTTAGTTGATCAAGTCTCTGAAGTTCCGATCGATTCGATTCAACAGTTTGTGCAAATCTATGGCACAGTCAAAGAAAACTATGTCAGCGAAAAATCGGATGATGATCTGTTTCTACAAGCCATTAAAGGTTTAGTGGGCGGATTAGACCGCTATTCACGCTACTTAAGTCATGAAGATTACCAACAATTATTAGAATATACCGAAGGTGATTTGGCCACCATTGATTTCAGCTTAGCCCTCGATGCCAGCAAAACCCAATGGCAAATCAAAAATTTAAGACCAGATTCAGATTCAGCCAAGCTCGGCTTAAAAAACGGTGAAACGGTTTATAAAATTGATCAACAAGAATTGAAAAATCTCAATGCCGCACAAGTTGAAGATGCCTTAAATGGTTCAATGGGTTCGACCTTGCAACTGCAATTGAGTCCACTGAGTACCCCGATGACACTGGTTCGTAATCAGAAACTCGATGTGGCGGATATCCAATCTAATTTGCTGCCCAATGGCGTGTTGGTGTTGAAAGTGAAAGTGTTTCAGCAGGATACCGCCACCCAAATCAAACGCTTTATTGATGACGTCCCGACTAATCGTTTAAAAGCAGTGTTGATTGATTTAAGAAATAACCCAGGTGGCTTGTTGTCATCTGCGGTGGAAAGCGCGGATTTATTTTTAAATCAGGGCCTCATTGTGTCGACCCAAAGTCGCTCTGAGGGCGATCAACAATTCCAAGCCTTACCCGGCAATGAATTTTCTAATTTAAAAATCGGGATTTTGATTAATGGGCGTTCCGCTTCAGCGGCTGAAGTGTTTACCGCTGCGATGAAAGACCATCAACGTGCATTGGTCATGGGTGAAAAAAGTTATGGCAAGGGCGTGGTGCAAAAACTATTTCCTTTAGAAAATGGGGCAGCGCTCCAAATGACCGTGTCGCATTATCTCACCCCGAAAGGTATCGCCATTGATGGTGTCGGTATTCGTCCTAACATAGATTATCCATGGCCGAGCGAGATGAAAGAAGAAAACTACATCAATCATGTCGCCGAGCAACTGCTGAAAGCTAAACTTTAA
- the gpmI gene encoding 2,3-bisphosphoglycerate-independent phosphoglycerate mutase, with protein sequence MTDATSGKIPHVLVIMDGVGHREAVQDNAFLAAKTPNLTAMKQNHPHGLISGSGEDVGLPDGQMGNSEVGHMNLGAGRVLYQDFTRITKDIRTGAFFEHEVLVDAVEKAKANAKAVHILGLLSEGGVHSHEDHIVAMAELALKRGAKVYLHAFLDGRDTPPRSAQPSLEKLDALFAQYPGQGRIATMIGRYFAMDRDNRWDRVEQAYRLLTEGEAARTANSAVEGLALAYAADESDEFVKATRIGDFAKVEDGDSIVFMNFRADRAREITKAFVEKDFAGFERQVVPNLAKFVMLTRYQATIDAPVAYMPEALVNSIGEYLSNLGKTQLRIAETEKYAHVTFFFSGGREDEYPGEKRILIPSPNVATYDLKPEMSAFEVTDELVAAINSGEYDLLVVNYANGDMVGHTGVFDAAVKAIEAVDTSLGRVYEAVMANKGHMLITADHGNVEQMQDYVSGQVHTQHTTEHVPFIYVGPTQAVIAEGGVLADVAPTLLNLMKLPVPAEMKGRNLVTLTA encoded by the coding sequence ATGACGGATGCAACTTCTGGCAAAATCCCTCACGTATTGGTGATTATGGACGGTGTGGGACATCGTGAAGCAGTACAAGACAATGCATTTTTAGCTGCAAAAACACCAAATCTGACTGCAATGAAACAGAACCATCCGCACGGTTTGATTTCAGGCTCAGGTGAAGATGTCGGTTTGCCAGATGGTCAAATGGGGAACTCAGAAGTCGGTCATATGAACCTCGGTGCGGGTCGTGTGCTGTATCAAGACTTTACCCGTATTACCAAAGACATCCGTACTGGTGCATTCTTTGAGCATGAAGTCTTGGTCGATGCCGTTGAAAAAGCCAAAGCCAATGCTAAAGCCGTTCACATCTTAGGATTATTGTCTGAAGGCGGCGTGCATTCGCATGAAGATCACATCGTGGCCATGGCTGAATTGGCATTGAAACGTGGTGCGAAAGTGTATTTACATGCGTTCTTGGATGGTCGTGATACACCACCAAGAAGTGCACAACCATCTTTAGAAAAACTGGATGCACTCTTTGCGCAATATCCGGGTCAAGGTCGTATTGCGACCATGATCGGTCGTTACTTTGCCATGGATCGTGACAACCGTTGGGACCGTGTGGAACAAGCCTATCGTTTATTGACCGAAGGTGAAGCAGCACGTACTGCAAACTCTGCTGTTGAAGGCTTAGCGCTTGCTTATGCAGCAGATGAGTCTGATGAATTCGTTAAAGCGACCCGCATTGGCGACTTTGCTAAAGTTGAAGATGGCGACAGCATTGTCTTTATGAATTTCCGTGCCGATCGTGCCCGTGAAATTACTAAAGCTTTTGTCGAAAAAGACTTTGCAGGCTTTGAACGTCAAGTGGTTCCAAACTTGGCGAAATTTGTGATGTTGACACGTTACCAAGCCACCATTGATGCACCTGTGGCCTATATGCCTGAAGCATTGGTGAACTCGATTGGTGAATACTTATCTAACTTGGGTAAAACTCAGTTACGTATTGCTGAAACTGAAAAATATGCCCACGTAACCTTCTTCTTCAGTGGCGGTCGTGAAGACGAATACCCAGGTGAGAAACGTATCCTGATTCCATCGCCAAATGTTGCGACCTATGATTTAAAACCTGAAATGAGTGCATTTGAAGTGACTGATGAATTGGTCGCTGCAATCAATTCAGGTGAATATGACTTGTTGGTGGTGAACTATGCCAATGGCGATATGGTGGGACATACCGGTGTATTTGATGCTGCAGTCAAAGCAATAGAAGCGGTGGATACCAGTTTAGGTCGTGTCTATGAAGCAGTGATGGCGAATAAAGGTCATATGCTGATCACAGCCGATCATGGTAATGTCGAGCAAATGCAGGATTACGTGAGTGGTCAGGTCCATACCCAACATACCACTGAGCATGTGCCGTTCATTTATGTCGGCCCAACGCAAGCCGTCATTGCGGAAGGTGGCGTATTGGCAGATGTCGCGCCAACCCTATTAAACTTGATGAAATTGCCAGTACCTGCAGAGATGAAAGGTCGTAATTTGGTAACCTTAACCGCTTAA
- the lptG gene encoding LPS export ABC transporter permease LptG yields MLARRIVAKHVTKTTALAMLGATAILSALQVLFTYMGELGSLKEGYGAWQAFLYVIWSAPQYLYEILPISALIGAILGLGTLASNSELIVMRAAGISLWRIVGWVMRSAMILVIMSFALSEFVVPVTNEQAKSVKSHRSVAEMGEVKGYWTREGQRYIYIDYANSQGELKGVQMIDFDQQYRINSILDADQGKFVENGQWELKNAQQLDIANTGISRLIKTSEQGLALALQPKYVHMVTIDPEDLAPSQLVGFMNYMDQYSAIPKTYLLAFWKKVGSPFALLALVLVACSFIFGPLRQQSMGFRLVIALFIGLGFYYIQDFLGYASLVYSPSPAWFVFLPIAVMFGAGSYLLYRAR; encoded by the coding sequence GGTGCAACAGCCATTTTATCTGCACTACAAGTGCTGTTTACCTACATGGGTGAACTGGGTAGCTTAAAAGAAGGCTATGGCGCTTGGCAGGCATTTTTATATGTGATTTGGAGTGCGCCACAGTATCTTTATGAAATTCTGCCGATTTCCGCTTTGATTGGTGCGATTTTAGGTTTAGGTACTTTGGCATCCAACAGTGAATTGATTGTGATGCGTGCTGCCGGGATTAGTCTATGGCGAATTGTGGGTTGGGTGATGCGTTCAGCCATGATTTTGGTCATCATGTCTTTTGCCTTGAGTGAATTTGTGGTGCCAGTGACCAATGAGCAGGCGAAAAGTGTCAAGAGTCATCGTTCTGTCGCTGAAATGGGTGAAGTCAAAGGCTATTGGACCCGTGAAGGTCAACGCTATATTTATATTGACTATGCCAACTCGCAAGGGGAGTTAAAAGGCGTACAGATGATTGACTTCGATCAGCAGTATCGAATCAATTCTATTTTGGATGCTGATCAAGGCAAGTTTGTTGAAAATGGTCAATGGGAACTCAAAAACGCCCAACAATTGGATATTGCCAACACCGGTATTTCTCGTTTAATTAAGACCTCTGAACAAGGCTTGGCTTTGGCTCTACAACCGAAGTATGTGCATATGGTGACGATTGACCCTGAAGATTTGGCCCCAAGTCAATTGGTCGGTTTTATGAACTATATGGATCAGTACAGCGCGATTCCTAAAACCTATTTATTGGCGTTTTGGAAGAAAGTCGGCTCGCCATTTGCCTTATTGGCATTGGTTTTGGTGGCGTGTTCGTTTATTTTTGGACCACTGCGTCAACAATCGATGGGTTTTCGCTTGGTGATTGCCTTATTTATTGGCTTAGGGTTTTATTACATCCAAGACTTTTTGGGCTATGCAAGTTTGGTGTACTCACCCTCTCCAGCATGGTTTGTATTCTTACCGATTGCTGTGATGTTCGGGGCAGGCAGTTATTTACTTTACCGCGCACGTTAA